From a single Rosa rugosa chromosome 7, drRosRugo1.1, whole genome shotgun sequence genomic region:
- the LOC133722418 gene encoding protein SRG1-like codes for MSSNTDVAFVHEDNDSGSFSQKPHRSPLPVPNVQELVRNDPLQVPKRYIRNEEDMPKEADLCHHLSSEIPIIDVSLLSKGDNEELRKFDLACKEWGFFVMINHGVETEVMQGMKDAADKFFELPIEEKNFIAVPSAQRQGYGFNQAISEEQILDWSDRILLGLYPYRHRKPEVWPPTPFKEAIEIYGSEVRHVAEELLRSLSLIMGMEKDVLLGLHQELAQYLSVAYYPSCSMPDKVLGLAPHSDKASITILMQDASLTGLQLKHEEKWVPVKPIPNSFVVNVGDTIEIWSNGRYKSIEHRVVTNESKARLSYASFFAPHEDAEIEPFDQMVLNSPESIQIYKKVRYREYIKEIISKKKFYEKEQIEFAKIGS; via the exons ATGAGTTCAAACACAGATGTGGCGTTTGTGCACGAGGATAACGATTCTGGGAGTTTTTCCCAGAAACCACATAGATCACCTCTTCCGGTACCAAATGTTCAAGAACTGGTAAGGAATGATCCTTTACAGGTTCCCAAAAGATATATTAGGAACGAAGAAGACATGCCGAAGGAAGCGGATCTTTGTCATCATCTTTCTTCTGAGATTCCTATCATTGATGTTTCTTTGCTCTCCAAAGGGGACAACGAGGAGCTTCGCAAATTCGACCTGGCTTGCAAAGAATGGGGATTCTTTGTG ATGATAAATCATGGAGTGGAAACAGAAGTAATGCAGGGCATGAAGGATGCTGCGGACAAGTTCTTTGAACTTCCAATAGAAGAGAAGAATTTTATTGCTGTGCCATCCGCTCAGAGACAAGGCTATGGTTTTAACCAAGCAATTTCTGAGGAGCAGATTTTGGATTGGTCTGACAGAATTCTTCTCGGCCTTTACCCATATCGACATAGAAAGCCTGAGGTTTGGCCACCGACACCATTCAA GGAGGCTATTGAGATATATGGTAGTGAAGTTAGACATGTTGCAGAGGAGCTCCTAAGATCTCTATCTTTGATTATGGGGATGGAGAAGGATGTTCTTCTTGGACTACATCAAGAGCTGGCTCAATATCTGTCTGTGGCCTATTATCCTTCATGCTCTATGCCTGATAAAGTACTAGGTCTAGCCCCTCACTCCGACAAAGCTAGCATAACCATACTTATGCAAGACGCCAGTCTTACCGGACTACAACTTAAACATGAAGAAAAATGGGTACCGGTGAAGCCAATTCCAAACTCTTTCGTTGTGAATGTTGGAGATACGATTGAG ATATGGAGTAATGGGAGGTACAAGAGCATTGAGCACAGAGTTGTgacaaatgaaagcaaagcaaggTTATCTTATGCATCATTTTTTGCGCCACATGAAGATGCAGAAATTGAACCCTTTGATCAAATGGTACTCAACTCTCCAGAGTCCATTCAGATATACAAGAAAGTCAGATATAGAGAATATATTAAGGAAATTATCTCGAAGAAGAAATTTTATGAGAAAGAACAAATTGAATTTGCCAAGATTGGAAGTTAG
- the LOC133722410 gene encoding protein SRG1-like, producing MGSNSALYAPCPPLPNVQEMVRSDPFQVPERYIRNEKDIANDADLCPQLSSEVPIIDFSLLSNGNKEELHKLDQACKEWGFFQMVNHGVATELMKGMKDSAQKFFELPLEEKNKIAIPPNDIQGYGHSHSDQILDWSDKLVLIVHPHHYRKLEVWPATPFKEAIEAYSSEVKRVGEELLRFMSLIMGMEKDAFLGLHQELVQPMSVAYYPQCYMPDKVLGLGPHSDKGTIGILMQEDDVTGLQIKHEGKWVPIKPIPDTFVVNFGDMIEIWSNGKYKSIEHRVVTNESKARISYSTFYLPRHDVEIEPLDQMVLESPESLPMYKKVKYGDYLRQTKHMRFEGKAHVIKVARLNW from the exons ATGGGATCAAACTCAGCCCTCTATGCCCCATGTCCGCCACTACCAAATGTTCAAGAAATGGTGAGGAGTGACCCTTTTCAGGTGCCTGAAAGATACATCAGGAATGAAAAGGACATTGCAAACGATGCAGACTTGTGTCCTCAACTTTCCTCTGAGGTTCCCATCATCGATTTTTCTCTGCTCTCAAATGGGAACAAAGAGGAGCTTCACAAGCTGGACCAGGCTTGCAAGGAATGGGGATTCTTTCAG ATGGTGAATCATGGTGTGGCGACAGAATTGATGAAGGGCATGAAGGATTCTGCGCAGAAGTTCTTTGAACTTCCAttagaagaaaagaacaaaatcgCTATACCACCAAATGACATACAAGGCTATGGCCATTCCCATTCGGATCAGATCCTGGATTGGTCCGACAAACTTGTTCTTATCGTTCACCCACACCACTATAGAAAGCTCGAGGTCTGGCCGGCCACTCCATTCAA GGAGGCTATTGAGGCATATTCTAGTGAAGTTAAAAGAGTTGGAGAGGAGCTCCTAAGGTTTATGTCTTTGATTATGGGGATGGAGAAGGATGCTTTTCTTGGGCTACATCAAGAGTTGGTGCAACCCATGTCGGTAGCCTACTACCCTCAATGCTACATGCCTGATAAAGTACTAGGACTTGGCCCTCACTCAGACAAAGGCACCATAGGCATACTTATGCAAGAAGACGATGTAACGGGACTACAAATCAAGCACGAAGGAAAATGGGTACCGATCAAGCCAATTCCCGACACTTTCGtagtgaattttggagatatgaTCGAG ATATGGAGTAATGGGAAATACAAGAGCATTGAACACAGAGTTGTGACAAACGAAAGCAAGGCGAGGATATCTTATTCAACGTTTTATTTACCACGTCATGATGTGGAAATTGAACCCCTTGATCAAATGGTACTCGAGTCGCCGGAGTCCCTTCCGATGTACAAAAAGGTCAAATATGGAGATTATCTAAGGCAAACTAAGCATATGAGATTTGAAGGGAAGGCGCATGTCATTAAGGTTGCTAGGCTTAATTGGTAG
- the LOC133723555 gene encoding 2-oxoglutarate-dependent dioxygenase 11-like, producing the protein MGSNSALYDPCPPLPNVQEMVRSDPFQVPERYIRDEKDIANDAGLCSQLSSEVPIIDFSLLSNGNKEELHKLDQACEEWGFFQMVNHGVATEITKGLKDSALKFFELPLEEKNQIAMPPNDIQGYGHSHVDQVLDWSDKLVLVVYPQQHRKLDVWPPSPFKEAIETYSSELGRIGEELLRSVSLIMGMEKDALLLLHQELVQPMSVAYYPPCFMPDKVMGLSPHSDKGTLGVLMQEEDVPGLQIKHKEKWVPIKPLPNAFVVNVGDIIEIWSNGKYKSIEHRVVTNKSKARISYSTFYIPHRNVDIEPLDQMVLETPGSLPLYKKVTYGDYLKQTQKMKKEGKAHVTEVAKIAN; encoded by the exons atgggatCAAACTCAGCCCTCTATGACCCATGTCCACCACTACCAAATGTTCAAGAAATGGTGAGGAGTGACCCTTTTCAGGTGCCTGAAAGATACATCAGGGATGAAAAGGACATTGCAAACGATGCCGGTTTGTGCTCTCAGCTTTCCTCCGAGGTTCCCATCATCGATTTTTCTCTGCTCTCAAATGGGAACAAAGAGGAGCTTCACAAGCTGGACCAGGCTTGCGAGGAATGGGGTTTCTTTCAG ATGGTAAATCATGGAGTGGCAACAGAAATAACGAAGGGCTTGAAGGATTCAGCGCTGAAGTTCTTCGAACTTCCATTAGAAGAGAAGAACCAAATTGCTATGCCACCAAATGACATACAAGGCTATGGCCATTCCCATGTGGATCAGGTCCTGGATTGGTCTGACAaacttgttcttgttgtttACCCACAACAGCATAGAAAGCTCGATGTTTGGCCACCAAGTCCATTCAA GGAGGCTATTGAGACATATTCTAGTGAACTTGGACGAATTGGAGAGGAGCTCCTGAGGTCTGTCTCTTTAATAATGGGGATGGAGAAGGATGCACTCCTCCTGTTACATCAAGAGTTGGTACAACCTATGTCTGTGGCGTACTATCCTCCCTGCTTCATGCCTGATAAAGTAATGGGTCTCAGTCCACATTCAGACAAAGGCACCTTGGGTGTACTTATGCAAGAAGAAGATGTACCGGgactccaaatcaaacacaaagaaaaatgggTACCGATCAAGCCATTGCCCAATGCTTTCGTTGTGAATGTTGGAGATATTATCGAG ATTTGGAGTAATGGGAAGTACAAGAGCATTGAACACAGAGTGGTAACAAACAAAAGCAAGGCGAGGATATCTTATTCAACCTTTTATATACCACATCGAAATGTTGATATTGAACCCCTTGATCAAATGGTACTTGAGACTCCTGGGTCCCTTCCATTGTACAAGAAAGTCACTTACGGAGATTATCTGAAGCAAACCCAGAAGATGAAAAAAGAAGGGAAGGCACATGTCACCGAAGTTGCCAAGATTGCCAATTAA